Sequence from the Sphingomonas suaedae genome:
CGGCGTCTGCTTGTCTGCGTTCGCCAATTCGCCATGGAAGCTGTGATTGTGGATCGGCATTTCGAGTGTCGTCAAGGTATGCGTGGGCGATCCAGCCATTTGCCCGAGCGCGACAGGGGGCAGGCCGGGTCCCGTCCCCGGATGGACCGGCGAGCGACCGCGAAGGTCCGGCAATGCGAACGTTGTCTGGCCGTTCCCGCCATAGGTGGTGCCGAGAATCGAGAACAGCGCTGTGTTCGACGCGATCGACATTATCTGTCCGTCGCAGAACGCCCAGCCACGTGGTGCGAAATTGCCGCCGAACATGATGATCTGGCCAATAAATGGGTCCATAATCGCTCCCCTTTTGGACTTGATGTTGAAACTGAGGTCGTAACGCGCGCTGACCAGATCAGCTGAACTGCGAATCGTCTGGTTCGCGCGTTATACGGTCGCGACGAAGCAATTTTCAAATAGTTCACCACCCTTTTTTGTTAAATCGCCATAGATGGTTTGTCCCATTTTGCTGGTTGAAACATCGACCCGTCCTGGTGGCGTGGACCCTATTTCCGCTGCGCAAAAAGGCCGCGCGCGCAAGACGGCCAGTTGTCGGCACTCCCGATCGCTCGCGCCCTCAAATTGGCTATTAACGAACAACATATGCTATAAACACAAACTGCGATTGGGACATGGAGTGTTTGGGGCATGGCGATTGTGGACCCGCGACCGAATTTGTGGACACGAAGGGCGCTGACAGGTGCGGCACTCGCCACGGGGGCAACGCTTGCCACTGGCTGCGCGTCGCGACCAGTGGCTCCGCATGGTGTCGCGAGCGGTCCTCTTCGGATTGCCGCACGGCCCGATGTGCTCGAAGTCGGTCCGATC
This genomic interval carries:
- a CDS encoding phage tail protein, whose product is MDPFIGQIIMFGGNFAPRGWAFCDGQIMSIASNTALFSILGTTYGGNGQTTFALPDLRGRSPVHPGTGPGLPPVALGQMAGSPTHTLTTLEMPIHNHSFHGELANADKQTPQGNMLALTPGTPIYAAPVPADDRTMAPTSIGMAGGSQPFDLHSPYLAVNFIIALFGVFPSRN